A single region of the Theileria annulata chromosome 4, complete sequence, *** SEQUENCING IN PROGRESS *** genome encodes:
- a CDS encoding uncharacterized protein (Tap579b07.q1c.cand.12 - score = 11.97;~SMART 2 transmembrane domains at aa 180-202 and 233-255;~2 probable transmembrane helices predicted for TA10750 by TMHMM2.0 at aa 180-202 and 233-255), whose product MYYSILSEKFDGRILLDFSINKPLDSHGDLFYNLLLKDVTDEKLYNSIVNVRDNKTSLKNLSHLIYLFPWSIQHKFLPPTINSNIYESNLENGLAVPNKEKNLLKKELANYIKGFKRLGMISSDLLNLRLIGFTSRNNLVYSRVRELCMNDVEVKLVCKIGLKIVEYLGKVVFFDRNLNILLLNGIFTYIKFVLIITLIFNYFTGTTSSWQLFTEELYFKLLGHQLLEKWLNFIFEQFIYSSFISSCFYMLYYALSQHLQFSRVQIPPLATSF is encoded by the exons atGTATTATTCGATATTAAGCGAGAAATTCGATGGCAGGATTCTACTTGATTTCAGCATAAACAAACCTCTCGACTCACACGGTGATCTTTTCTACAATCTTCTATTGAAAGATGTAACTGACGAG AAGCTATACAATTCGATAGTTAATGTTCGAGATAACAAAACGTCTCTGAAGAATTTATCGCATCTGATTTATCTTTTCCCCTGGTCAATTCAACATAAATTCCTCCCTCCTACCATTAATTCTAACATTTATGAAAGTAATCTTGAAAATGGCTTGGCTGTTCCGAATAAGGAAAAAAACCTTTTGAAAAAAG AGCTGGCCAATTACATTAAAGGCTTTAAAAGGTTAGGTATGATTTCAAGTGATTTACTGAACTTGAGGTTGATTGGGTTTACCAGCAGGAACAACTTGGTTTACTCGAGGGTCAGGGAGCTTTGCATGAATGACGTTGAGGTCAAATTGGTTTGTAAAATAGGGCTCAAGATAGTTGAATACCTCGGAAAGGTTGTATTTTTTGACAGgaatttaaacattttaCTACTGAATGGGATTTTTACTTACATAAAGtttgtattaattattacattaatttttaactattttacaGGAACGACATCATCATGGCAATTGTTTACTGAGGAgttgtattttaaattacttgGCCATCAGCTCCTTGAAAAATGgcttaatttcatttttgagcagtttatatattcttcCTTTATTTCCAGTTGTTTTTATATGCTTTACTATGCACTTTCTCAGCATCTTCAGTTCTCTCGGGTTCAAATCCCGCCTCTCGCTACTAGCTTCTAG